In the genome of Acetobacter oryzifermentans, one region contains:
- a CDS encoding ABC transporter ATP-binding protein, producing the protein MTAGKYSSGLIAQNLTVHYGRNTVLDDLTTPRFPHGRICALLGPNGSGKSTLLRAMSGLLPAQGTIALDGLQLTSMRLPERSQHCLYLPQALPAPVNITALEAMLAAKRVMPNKQGQRFADAPNEEDIEVSLSLLEQFNIAHLALRKLNELSGGQRQLIGLAQALGRQPQALLLDEPLSALDLHYQYAVTKLLTQITRANNLVTVMVLHDLNIALNLCDLVCVLHEGRIIASGPPAEVLTPALLRTVYRVAARIETTADNHRFIVITGCV; encoded by the coding sequence ATGACAGCAGGCAAATATTCCTCTGGCCTGATAGCACAAAATCTCACCGTCCATTATGGACGCAATACGGTGCTGGATGATCTAACAACACCTCGCTTTCCACATGGGCGTATCTGTGCCCTGCTGGGGCCAAATGGCAGCGGCAAATCCACCTTGTTACGCGCCATGAGTGGCCTATTACCTGCTCAAGGCACTATTGCGCTGGATGGTCTTCAGCTTACCAGCATGCGTTTGCCTGAACGTTCCCAACACTGCCTGTATCTTCCGCAAGCCCTGCCCGCACCTGTTAATATCACTGCGCTAGAAGCTATGCTGGCTGCAAAACGTGTTATGCCCAACAAGCAAGGGCAACGTTTTGCTGATGCCCCAAATGAAGAAGATATTGAGGTTTCACTAAGCCTTTTGGAACAATTTAATATTGCTCATCTGGCATTGCGAAAATTGAATGAGCTTTCCGGCGGTCAACGTCAGCTCATTGGTCTGGCTCAGGCTCTTGGCCGCCAACCGCAGGCCTTGTTGCTGGATGAACCACTTAGTGCGCTGGATCTGCATTATCAGTATGCTGTTACAAAACTACTCACGCAGATCACGCGTGCAAACAACCTTGTTACAGTGATGGTGCTACATGATCTGAACATCGCGTTAAACTTGTGCGACCTGGTTTGTGTGCTGCACGAAGGCCGTATTATTGCCTCCGGCCCTCCGGCGGAGGTTTTAACTCCAGCATTGTTACGCACTGTGTACCGCGTAGCGGCACGCATTGAAACCACAGCCGATAACCACCGCTTTATCGTCATTACCGGTTGCGTATAA
- a CDS encoding protein adenylyltransferase SelO yields MAPLPFQQSYAALPERFYASAPLSPAPDPKLIRLNYALAEQLGLDAQWLASPQGVAMLSGSAMPEGVDPLSTAYAGHQFGSFNPHLGDGRALLLGDVQDAQGHVWEVQLKGSGPTPFSRRGDGRAVLGPVLREYVVSEAMHALGIPTTRALAAVKTGMAVLRETMLPGAVLARVASSHIRVGTFQYFASRQDLAGLRILADFAIARHYPQVAQGPAPYLEFLQQVIAAQAKLIAQWMLVGFIHGVMNTDNMAVSGETIDYGPCAFMDQYDPNTVFSFIDERGRYAFTNQPTIALWNLTRLAEALLPLLSEDEDEGVALAGQALEQFGGLFHGAYFAGLRAKLGLKTQQAKDETFFHALFAQMQEHQADFTNTFRSLSDERVIAGEYVPDTLEGMQPWLHQWRQRLTQEAEEVPAIRAENMRCVNPCYIPRNHLIESMIGTAVNNDDYTLFEEMLRLTASPYTEQADMARYAQPPQPEERVRYTFCGT; encoded by the coding sequence ATGGCACCACTTCCTTTCCAACAAAGCTATGCAGCATTGCCAGAGCGGTTTTATGCCAGCGCGCCTCTTTCTCCTGCGCCAGATCCCAAGCTGATCCGGTTGAATTACGCCTTGGCAGAACAACTTGGGCTGGATGCACAATGGCTGGCCAGCCCGCAGGGCGTGGCTATGTTATCTGGCAGTGCAATGCCAGAAGGTGTGGATCCACTTTCCACGGCGTATGCGGGGCATCAGTTTGGCAGCTTTAATCCGCATTTGGGCGATGGGCGCGCCTTGTTGCTGGGGGATGTGCAGGATGCTCAGGGCCATGTGTGGGAAGTGCAGCTTAAAGGTTCTGGCCCTACACCGTTTTCACGTAGGGGGGATGGCCGCGCTGTGCTGGGGCCTGTGTTGCGTGAATATGTGGTCAGTGAGGCCATGCACGCCTTAGGTATTCCCACAACTCGTGCGTTGGCTGCCGTAAAAACAGGCATGGCTGTTTTACGTGAAACCATGTTGCCTGGGGCTGTTCTGGCACGTGTGGCTTCCAGCCATATCCGGGTTGGCACGTTTCAGTATTTTGCATCGCGGCAGGATTTGGCAGGGCTGCGGATTTTGGCGGATTTTGCCATTGCCCGGCATTACCCGCAGGTAGCACAAGGCCCAGCGCCGTATCTGGAGTTTCTTCAGCAGGTTATTGCGGCTCAAGCCAAGCTTATCGCGCAGTGGATGCTGGTTGGGTTTATTCATGGTGTAATGAATACGGATAATATGGCCGTATCAGGGGAAACCATAGATTATGGTCCCTGCGCTTTTATGGATCAGTATGACCCCAATACCGTGTTCAGTTTTATTGATGAGCGCGGGCGTTACGCCTTTACCAATCAGCCAACAATCGCCTTGTGGAATCTTACGCGCTTGGCGGAAGCCTTGTTGCCACTTCTTTCTGAGGATGAAGATGAAGGCGTGGCCTTGGCCGGGCAGGCGCTTGAGCAATTTGGTGGACTGTTCCATGGCGCATATTTTGCGGGATTGCGTGCAAAACTTGGTTTAAAAACACAGCAAGCCAAGGATGAAACATTCTTCCATGCTTTGTTTGCTCAGATGCAGGAGCATCAGGCTGATTTCACCAATACCTTCCGCAGTTTGAGTGATGAGCGTGTGATAGCGGGTGAGTATGTGCCCGATACGTTAGAGGGTATGCAGCCCTGGCTGCATCAATGGCGGCAGCGCTTAACGCAGGAAGCGGAAGAGGTGCCAGCGATACGGGCAGAGAATATGCGCTGCGTAAACCCGTGTTATATTCCGCGCAACCATCTGATAGAGTCCATGATCGGCACTGCTGTGAATAATGATGATTATACGCTGTTTGAGGAAATGCTGCGCCTTACCGCATCACCTTATACAGAGCAGGCAGATATGGCGCGGTATGCGCAGCCACCCCAGCCTGAAGAGCGCGTAAGATATACATTCTGTGGCACGTAA
- a CDS encoding branched-chain amino acid aminotransferase — MTTESDTAFKITRKTDITPAAEREAMLANPGFGRVFTDHMAVVTYTEGKGWHSAEILPRQPLMLDPAASVLHYAQEIFEGMKAYRTPDGSVQLFRPDANARRFRHSAERMAMAQVPEELFLEAVTQLVKLDKDWVPKPEVGTLYIRPFMIATEAALGVKPASEFKFIVIACAAGEYFSKDAGPVSVWVEERTVRASRGGTGTAKCGGNYAASLTAQMEGKEHGCHQVLFLDAQERRWLEEMGGMNVMMVFEDGTLQTPPLDSGTILHGITRDSLLTLARDRGLKVKEERYAIDQLYGDADSGKLKEVFACGTAAVVTPIGTFKSTEGGCTIGNGQTGEVTSSLRKALCDIQFGRAADPHGWVKKIG; from the coding sequence ATGACCACCGAATCTGACACCGCCTTCAAGATTACCCGCAAAACAGACATTACCCCCGCAGCAGAGCGGGAAGCCATGCTGGCCAATCCGGGTTTTGGCCGCGTTTTTACCGACCACATGGCTGTTGTCACCTATACGGAAGGTAAGGGTTGGCATTCTGCTGAAATCCTGCCCCGCCAGCCATTGATGCTGGACCCTGCGGCATCCGTATTGCACTACGCGCAGGAAATTTTTGAAGGCATGAAGGCCTATCGCACTCCAGATGGCAGCGTGCAGCTTTTTCGCCCAGATGCAAATGCCCGCCGCTTCCGCCATTCTGCCGAACGTATGGCTATGGCGCAGGTGCCTGAAGAACTTTTTCTGGAAGCAGTCACCCAGCTTGTAAAACTGGATAAGGACTGGGTGCCCAAGCCAGAAGTCGGCACACTGTATATCCGCCCCTTCATGATTGCCACAGAAGCCGCGTTGGGCGTGAAACCGGCATCTGAATTCAAGTTTATTGTGATTGCCTGTGCCGCGGGTGAATATTTCTCCAAGGATGCCGGCCCGGTTTCTGTATGGGTGGAAGAACGCACTGTTCGTGCCTCCCGCGGGGGAACAGGTACGGCCAAGTGTGGTGGCAACTATGCCGCCAGCCTAACGGCCCAGATGGAAGGCAAGGAACATGGCTGCCATCAGGTTCTGTTCCTTGATGCGCAGGAACGCCGCTGGCTGGAAGAAATGGGTGGCATGAACGTAATGATGGTGTTTGAAGATGGCACCCTGCAAACACCTCCGCTGGATAGCGGCACCATTCTGCACGGCATTACGCGCGATTCCCTTCTCACCTTGGCGCGTGATCGTGGTCTTAAAGTAAAAGAAGAACGCTACGCTATTGATCAGCTTTATGGTGATGCCGATTCCGGCAAGCTGAAAGAAGTGTTTGCCTGTGGCACAGCCGCTGTTGTGACACCCATTGGCACCTTTAAAAGCACAGAAGGCGGCTGCACCATTGGTAACGGCCAGACAGGTGAGGTCACCAGCAGCCTACGTAAAGCTTTGTGCGATATCCAGTTTGGCCGCGCAGCAGACCCGCATGGCTGGGTTAAAAAAATTGGCTAA
- the polA gene encoding DNA polymerase I, whose amino-acid sequence MTETPHLVLVDGSGFIFRAFHALPPMTSPEGVPVNAVYGFTTMLARLLKDHVGTHLAVLFDASRQTFRSEIYPQYKAHRPEPPEDLRPQFSLIREATQAFNVPGIELPGWEADDLIASYATAIRAQGGTCTIVSSDKDLMQLVGDGVCMLDPIKQTPVGPAEVETKFGVPPTKVVDVQALMGDPTDNVPGVPGIGPKTAAALVQEYGTLEAVLNAAPEMKKSKRRDMLIEHAEAARVSLQLVTLATDVPLPVPVDELNTREPDMLMLADWLDRMGFRSILSRMGLGHPSGAHAHRAAKKVAAASIAGATTPAADAAPTTDASVLSATYHDYETVRTAEALQKWISTAQEAGICAVDTETDGLDPLAANIVGFSIATAPGKACYVPLKHEGTLEAPTGEQLAVDAALKLLAPLLQDDAVLKIFHNAKFDLLILDHAGIPLSSITAVDDTMLISYSQSAGLHGQGMDELSNLHLNHTPITYDSVTGTGRNRVPFAQVPVETATKYAAEDADVTLRLWYVLHPTLRTNKALALYEQIERPLSVILADMEKAGIAIDRTELDRLSKDFEVRMQGMENDIYEAAGRQFNIGSPKQLGEILFDEMGLKGGKRGKAGAWSTDSSVLQNLADQGHDLPARILAWRQLAKLKSTYTDALLRQAGRDDRVHTSFQMAITSTGRLSSTDPNLQNIPVRTEEGTRIRQAFIAPSGKKLISADYSQIELRLLADVANIPALREAFQLGQDIHARTASEVFNIPLEGMDALTRRRAKAINFGIIYGISAFGLGKQLGIPAGEARTYIDAYFARYPGIRDYMERMREEARTHGYVLTPFGRRCYVPGIHEKSAARRQYAERQAINAPLQGGAADIIKRAMVHLPLALQKAGFGATRMLLQVHDELLFETDESDAEAVAEIIKNVMEAAADLAVPLVVETGIGQNWAEAH is encoded by the coding sequence ATGACAGAAACACCCCATCTGGTTCTGGTAGATGGCAGCGGCTTTATTTTCCGCGCCTTTCATGCCCTCCCGCCCATGACCAGCCCAGAAGGTGTGCCCGTAAATGCCGTTTACGGCTTTACCACCATGCTGGCTCGTTTGCTTAAAGACCATGTAGGCACCCATCTGGCTGTGTTATTTGATGCCAGCCGCCAGACATTCCGTTCAGAAATTTATCCGCAGTATAAAGCACACCGGCCCGAACCGCCTGAAGACCTGCGCCCCCAGTTCAGCCTGATCAGGGAGGCCACACAGGCCTTCAATGTGCCGGGCATCGAACTGCCCGGATGGGAAGCAGACGATCTTATTGCATCCTACGCAACAGCCATTCGGGCACAGGGCGGTACCTGCACCATTGTTTCTTCAGACAAAGATCTCATGCAGTTGGTGGGGGATGGCGTTTGCATGCTGGACCCAATCAAGCAAACACCTGTTGGTCCTGCAGAAGTGGAAACCAAATTTGGGGTGCCGCCTACAAAAGTAGTGGATGTGCAGGCCCTGATGGGAGACCCCACAGATAACGTTCCCGGTGTGCCCGGTATTGGCCCCAAAACAGCAGCCGCCCTTGTGCAGGAATATGGCACACTGGAAGCTGTTTTGAATGCCGCGCCGGAAATGAAAAAATCCAAGCGGCGTGACATGCTGATTGAACACGCCGAAGCCGCTCGCGTTTCTCTGCAATTGGTAACACTTGCTACAGATGTTCCCCTCCCCGTGCCGGTGGATGAGCTCAACACGCGTGAGCCAGACATGCTAATGCTGGCAGACTGGCTAGACCGCATGGGCTTTCGTTCCATCCTCAGCCGTATGGGGCTTGGGCATCCCTCTGGCGCCCACGCACATCGTGCAGCAAAAAAAGTGGCTGCAGCATCTATTGCCGGAGCCACCACGCCTGCTGCTGATGCCGCGCCAACCACCGATGCTTCTGTGCTTTCTGCGACATATCATGACTATGAAACCGTACGCACAGCAGAAGCTTTGCAAAAATGGATCAGCACAGCGCAGGAAGCCGGTATCTGTGCCGTTGATACAGAAACAGATGGGTTAGACCCGCTGGCGGCTAATATTGTTGGGTTTTCTATTGCAACGGCTCCGGGCAAAGCCTGCTATGTGCCATTAAAACATGAAGGCACTCTGGAAGCTCCCACGGGTGAACAACTTGCAGTTGATGCGGCCCTTAAACTTCTGGCACCACTTTTGCAGGATGATGCCGTTTTAAAGATCTTCCATAACGCCAAGTTTGATCTGCTCATTCTGGATCATGCGGGCATTCCGCTTTCCAGCATCACCGCTGTTGATGACACTATGCTAATCTCTTACAGCCAGTCTGCCGGGTTGCATGGGCAAGGGATGGATGAGCTTTCTAACCTGCATTTAAACCATACGCCCATTACGTATGACAGTGTGACCGGCACAGGCCGTAACCGCGTGCCTTTTGCGCAAGTTCCTGTTGAAACAGCTACCAAATATGCGGCTGAAGATGCCGATGTAACCTTGCGCCTCTGGTATGTGCTGCACCCCACGCTGCGCACCAACAAGGCACTGGCACTTTATGAACAGATTGAACGCCCGCTTTCAGTTATTCTGGCCGATATGGAAAAAGCTGGCATTGCTATAGATCGTACAGAGCTTGACCGGCTTTCCAAAGATTTTGAAGTCCGTATGCAGGGCATGGAAAACGATATTTACGAAGCCGCCGGGCGACAGTTCAATATCGGCTCCCCCAAACAATTGGGGGAAATCCTGTTTGACGAAATGGGCCTGAAGGGTGGCAAACGCGGCAAGGCCGGAGCGTGGAGCACAGATTCCTCTGTATTGCAGAATCTAGCCGACCAAGGGCATGATCTGCCTGCGCGTATTTTAGCATGGAGACAACTTGCCAAGCTGAAATCCACTTATACGGATGCGCTCTTGCGCCAAGCCGGGCGGGATGACCGCGTGCATACATCTTTCCAAATGGCTATCACCTCCACCGGGCGCTTATCTTCGACTGATCCCAACCTGCAAAATATTCCAGTGCGAACGGAAGAAGGCACACGCATCCGGCAGGCCTTTATTGCGCCATCTGGCAAGAAGCTAATTTCTGCTGACTATTCGCAAATCGAACTGCGGCTACTGGCCGATGTTGCCAATATTCCTGCATTGCGTGAAGCTTTTCAGCTCGGGCAGGATATTCACGCCCGCACGGCATCGGAAGTGTTCAATATCCCACTTGAGGGTATGGATGCCCTTACGCGACGGCGCGCGAAAGCCATTAATTTTGGCATTATTTACGGCATTTCAGCCTTTGGGCTAGGCAAACAGCTTGGCATTCCTGCTGGTGAAGCGCGCACTTATATAGATGCCTATTTTGCCCGTTACCCCGGCATTCGTGATTACATGGAACGTATGCGGGAAGAAGCACGTACCCATGGCTATGTTCTCACACCTTTTGGCCGCCGCTGCTATGTGCCGGGCATTCATGAAAAAAGTGCTGCCAGACGCCAATATGCCGAGCGACAAGCTATCAATGCTCCCTTACAAGGTGGTGCTGCAGATATTATAAAACGCGCCATGGTTCATTTGCCACTGGCTCTACAAAAAGCAGGCTTTGGCGCAACACGCATGCTCCTGCAGGTGCATGATGAACTGTTATTTGAAACAGATGAATCAGACGCTGAAGCTGTGGCAGAAATTATTAAAAACGTTATGGAAGCAGCAGCAGATCTTGCTGTTCCGCTGGTTGTAGAAACCGGAATAGGCCAAAATTGGGCGGAGGCACATTAA
- a CDS encoding SCO family protein produces the protein MTPAGKRIALMTFGVLALAAAGGYTATHLALKHGVQLNTYGNEVGGSFRLMDSTTGTMTDQTFRNRWMLVLFGATHCAEDACAPALRNMSAALDQVEGGRHNAVIIFVSLDPDRDDAERLRQYGESIGPRIVSGTAAPFALADLAKEYHAPIEKVPDPEWTYTMRMSPQFVVMGPEVRYKGMVDARADSAHMAADLRRIMQSQNGE, from the coding sequence ATGACACCGGCTGGAAAACGTATAGCCCTCATGACCTTTGGCGTGCTGGCTCTGGCAGCCGCCGGAGGCTACACGGCCACTCACCTGGCCTTAAAACACGGCGTGCAACTAAACACTTATGGTAACGAGGTGGGAGGTTCCTTCCGCCTGATGGATTCCACAACTGGCACCATGACGGATCAGACCTTCCGTAACCGTTGGATGCTTGTTCTGTTTGGCGCCACACACTGCGCAGAAGACGCCTGCGCCCCAGCCCTGCGCAATATGTCTGCCGCATTGGATCAGGTAGAAGGTGGCAGGCACAATGCTGTTATCATTTTTGTAAGCCTTGACCCAGACAGAGATGATGCAGAGCGCCTGCGCCAATATGGTGAAAGTATTGGCCCGCGCATTGTAAGCGGCACAGCAGCGCCCTTTGCTTTGGCTGATCTGGCAAAGGAATATCATGCCCCTATCGAAAAGGTGCCTGATCCTGAATGGACATATACCATGCGGATGTCTCCACAGTTTGTGGTGATGGGGCCGGAGGTGCGTTATAAGGGAATGGTTGATGCCCGTGCAGATAGCGCCCATATGGCAGCGGATCTACGCCGTATTATGCAATCTCAGAACGGTGAATAA
- a CDS encoding lysophospholipid acyltransferase family protein — protein sequence MSLFSKLGTSLRFYASLAVIGIIFLALDAGSFLLRHALPEGPKRRKIGQAWLCFMARLAVRYLEAADILKCDLTELNTLKNVPNIILVANHPSRLDSLILASALPHLVCVTKASIWERPTLGSTLRTAGYIRHDSLLRLIGPASERLQEGNQLLLFPEGTRSRAGTEPSPMQPGFAAIAQRTRLPVQTILIKTDSPYLSQGWSFLKQPPLPMRYQIQTGPCFPAPTRDEASGRALLETVENWLKDHLT from the coding sequence ATGTCATTGTTTTCAAAACTTGGTACCAGCTTACGGTTTTATGCATCACTTGCCGTTATTGGTATTATTTTTCTGGCGCTGGATGCAGGATCTTTCCTTCTTCGGCACGCTTTGCCAGAAGGGCCAAAACGCCGCAAAATAGGCCAAGCATGGCTATGTTTCATGGCACGGCTTGCCGTGCGTTATCTTGAAGCTGCCGATATTTTGAAATGTGATCTAACAGAACTCAATACACTTAAAAACGTTCCCAACATCATACTGGTTGCCAACCATCCTTCACGGTTGGATAGCCTTATTCTGGCCTCTGCCTTGCCGCATCTGGTTTGCGTTACCAAAGCCTCCATCTGGGAACGCCCAACTTTGGGCAGTACATTACGCACTGCGGGCTATATCCGGCATGATAGTCTTTTGCGGCTCATTGGCCCTGCCTCTGAACGTCTGCAAGAAGGCAATCAATTACTATTGTTTCCTGAGGGCACGCGCTCCCGCGCAGGAACAGAACCCAGCCCCATGCAGCCAGGCTTTGCTGCTATTGCCCAACGCACACGCCTGCCAGTGCAGACCATTTTGATCAAAACAGATTCACCCTATCTTTCGCAGGGTTGGTCTTTTCTAAAACAGCCGCCCCTCCCCATGCGTTACCAGATACAAACTGGCCCGTGCTTTCCCGCTCCTACCAGAGATGAAGCCAGTGGGCGCGCATTACTTGAGACTGTTGAAAACTGGCTGAAAGACCATCTAACTTAA
- the proP gene encoding glycine betaine/L-proline transporter ProP, which produces MKDSGTAHAHFGWFKRRKQMKPQDITVVDAQMLNKAVGAAALGNAMEWFDFGVYGYIAVTLGQVFFPSDDAASRLIATFATFTVAFLVRPLGGMVFGPLGDKYGRQKVLAFTMIAMAIGTFSIGLIPSYAQIGLWAPLLLLLARLVQGFSTGGEYAGAATFIAEYSTDKNRGLMGSWLEFGTLAGYVAGAGIVTALQIGLSHTAMLQWGWRIPFLIAGPLGLLGVYMRSRLEETPAFQAYAEQAAQRDDEKPGWGELLRVHWRQLLKCMGLVLVFNVTDYMLLTYIPSYLTVALGYAESKGLLLIIIVMLMMMPLNVMGGYLSDKLGRRPMIIGACVALLVLSIPSVLLLQSGNDWLIFLGLMLLGLALVCFTSSMPSTLPALFYTPIRYTALSMAFNVSVSMFGGTTPLVTAWLVGHTGNLLMPAYYLMFAGGIGIVTMLTVKETACMPLRGSPPAVGSEAEVKKILQGDHPITVDSTLPSIPQE; this is translated from the coding sequence ATGAAAGATTCTGGAACGGCGCACGCGCATTTTGGTTGGTTTAAGCGCCGTAAACAGATGAAGCCGCAGGACATTACTGTTGTTGATGCCCAGATGTTAAACAAGGCAGTAGGCGCGGCTGCTTTGGGTAATGCCATGGAGTGGTTCGACTTTGGTGTCTATGGCTATATTGCTGTCACACTGGGGCAGGTCTTTTTTCCATCGGATGATGCTGCCTCCCGTCTGATTGCAACTTTTGCTACGTTTACCGTAGCATTTTTGGTGCGGCCTCTTGGCGGTATGGTTTTTGGACCGCTGGGAGATAAGTACGGCCGCCAGAAAGTTCTGGCTTTTACAATGATTGCAATGGCAATCGGCACTTTCTCCATTGGCCTTATCCCGTCTTATGCTCAAATTGGTTTATGGGCGCCTTTGCTATTGTTGCTGGCCCGTTTGGTGCAGGGGTTCTCAACTGGCGGTGAATATGCCGGGGCAGCCACCTTTATTGCGGAATATTCGACCGATAAAAATCGGGGGCTTATGGGGAGTTGGCTGGAGTTTGGTACTCTGGCTGGTTATGTGGCAGGTGCTGGTATTGTAACAGCTTTGCAGATTGGCCTTAGCCATACGGCCATGCTGCAATGGGGATGGCGTATTCCTTTTTTAATTGCAGGCCCACTAGGGCTTTTGGGTGTGTATATGCGCTCCCGGCTAGAAGAAACGCCAGCTTTTCAGGCATACGCCGAACAGGCCGCGCAGCGGGATGATGAAAAGCCCGGTTGGGGTGAACTGCTGCGTGTGCATTGGCGGCAGTTGCTAAAGTGTATGGGTCTTGTTCTGGTATTTAACGTAACCGATTACATGTTGCTGACGTACATTCCCAGCTATTTGACGGTTGCTTTGGGATACGCCGAAAGCAAAGGGCTTTTGCTGATTATCATTGTCATGCTGATGATGATGCCACTGAATGTTATGGGTGGGTATTTAAGCGATAAACTAGGCCGCCGACCAATGATTATTGGGGCCTGTGTTGCCCTTTTGGTTCTCTCTATTCCTTCTGTTCTGCTGTTGCAGAGCGGAAATGATTGGTTGATCTTTTTGGGTTTGATGCTTCTTGGCCTAGCACTTGTTTGTTTTACCAGCAGTATGCCTTCTACTCTGCCAGCACTTTTTTATACCCCGATCAGATATACGGCGCTTTCTATGGCGTTTAACGTATCTGTTTCAATGTTTGGCGGCACAACACCGCTGGTAACAGCATGGCTGGTTGGGCATACGGGTAATTTGCTAATGCCTGCATATTATCTCATGTTTGCAGGGGGTATTGGTATTGTGACAATGCTGACAGTAAAGGAAACCGCCTGTATGCCTTTGCGTGGATCACCACCCGCAGTGGGAAGCGAGGCTGAAGTTAAAAAGATCCTTCAGGGGGATCACCCTATCACAGTGGATTCTACGTTACCGTCTATTCCTCAGGAATAA
- the cydB gene encoding cytochrome d ubiquinol oxidase subunit II — MDLTYWLPVIWAVILVAAISIYVILDGFDLGIGMLFALERDPGRRNVMVSTIAPVWDGNETWMVLGGAVLYGVFPGAYGTLLPAFYLPIILMLLALIFRGVAFEFRVMTHGTGRETLWNVGFMLGSGIAAFCQGAILGGVVQGVKVVDGAFAGSAFDWLTPFSILCGIAVMCGYALLGATWLIWRTTGVLEASCRRWASKLAIGLFLGIIAVSLWTPLLHAPYLRRWTDWPNVVLVLPVPILVAVLGGLFVRGLRHEHSKGPFLCALGWFFLCLSGLGITVWPYIVPPGLTLWDVSAPPSSQLFQLVGTVILLPIILTYTIYSYRVFRGKVTETDGYH; from the coding sequence ATGGATCTTACATATTGGCTCCCGGTTATATGGGCCGTTATCTTGGTGGCGGCTATTTCGATCTACGTCATTCTGGATGGTTTTGATCTTGGTATTGGTATGCTGTTTGCATTGGAGCGGGACCCAGGCCGCCGGAATGTAATGGTCAGCACCATTGCGCCGGTATGGGATGGTAATGAAACATGGATGGTACTTGGTGGGGCTGTGCTTTACGGCGTATTTCCCGGGGCGTATGGCACGCTTCTGCCAGCATTTTACCTCCCGATCATTCTTATGTTGTTGGCGCTGATTTTTCGTGGTGTGGCATTTGAATTCCGGGTCATGACGCATGGCACAGGCCGTGAGACATTGTGGAATGTTGGTTTCATGCTTGGGTCTGGTATTGCGGCGTTCTGTCAGGGTGCCATTCTTGGAGGTGTTGTTCAGGGCGTAAAAGTTGTTGATGGAGCTTTTGCCGGAAGCGCGTTTGATTGGCTGACGCCGTTTAGTATTCTATGCGGTATAGCCGTGATGTGTGGTTATGCCCTGTTGGGGGCAACTTGGCTGATCTGGCGCACTACCGGAGTGCTGGAAGCTTCTTGCCGCCGTTGGGCCAGTAAATTGGCCATAGGGCTGTTTCTGGGGATTATTGCAGTAAGTCTTTGGACACCACTTTTGCATGCACCTTATTTACGCCGTTGGACAGATTGGCCAAATGTCGTTCTCGTTCTTCCTGTGCCAATTCTTGTAGCTGTGTTGGGGGGGCTGTTTGTACGTGGTTTGCGGCATGAGCATTCCAAGGGTCCATTTTTATGTGCTCTGGGCTGGTTCTTTTTATGCCTTTCTGGTTTGGGGATTACGGTTTGGCCTTATATTGTTCCGCCGGGTCTGACGCTTTGGGATGTGTCCGCTCCCCCAAGTAGCCAATTGTTCCAGCTTGTTGGCACAGTTATTCTGCTGCCAATTATCCTAACCTACACAATTTATTCCTATCGTGTGTTTCGCGGAAAGGTAACGGAAACAGATGGCTATCACTAA